The nucleotide window CACCCTGAAAGACGACGCGGGCACCGTACTGGACACTTCTGCCGGTGGCGAACCGCTGGTCTATCTCCATGGTCACGGTAACCTGATCCCGGGCCTGGAAGCCCAACTGGACGGCCAGGCTGAAGGTGCCAAGCTGGACGTAACCGTAGCCCCCGAAGACGGCTATGGCCCTTACCACCAGGAACTGGTGCAGGAAGTTCCCCGCAGCGCCTTCCAGGGTGTTGACGACATCGAAGCCGGTATGCGCTTCACCGCCCAGACCGACGCTGGCCCCCGTACCGTTGTGGTCCAGGCCGTAACCGACGAAACCGTCACCGTCGACGGCAACCATCCTCTGGCCGGCCAGTTCCTGCACTTCAGCGTGGAAGTGATCGAACTGCGTGACGCCGAGGAAGAAGAACTGGCCCACGGCCACGTGCACGGCGCCGGTGGCCACCACCACTGATGGCCAAAAAGCCCGCTTGAGCGGGCTTTTTTGATCCAGCACAAAGAGGGCGGCCCAGGCCGCCCTTTCTTTTGATCTCCATCAAGCCGCCCTACCCCACCCCTGCCTAGCCTCAATGGCATAGAACAGGAGGTGACTAATGGAACTGTGGACACAACTGCTGTTTGGCGACGCCGTCGGTATCGCCAGTGTCATCACCATAGTGGGAGCCCTGGTGGTGATCGGTTTTTGTACGGGACTTTTCATCCGCAAAGCCATGAAAGACGGTGACGGAAAATAGGCATTGGGCTAATATCAGCCCATGCTAAGACGAACTATCTTCCTGATCCTGCTTGCCATTTTTGCCCGCCCTGCCCTGGCGGCGCCGGCTCTGTGGCAAGTGGACACTCACGGCGGCCGCTTCTGGCTGCTCGGCTCCATTCATGTGGGCAAAGTGGACAACCAAGGTCCTCTCAAGGCGGTGCTCGACCGCCTTGAGGGCGCCGACAATCTAGTCCAGGAACTGGCCCCCCAGGAGCTGACCCCAGGGCGCATGCAGGCATCGGTGATGCACTACGGCCTGCTCCAGCAGGGCAGCTTAAGGGACCAACTCAGTCCCAAGGCTTACCAGGCCCTCTCTGAAATGGCCGGCGACTATGGCATTCCCATGGCCCAGCTCGACAGGGTCCGCCCCTGGTTTGCCGTCATGACCCTTATGCAAAGCGCCCTGGCCCGCCACAACTTCGACGCCAACCTGGGTATCGACAACCAGGTCAAGGCCTTGGCCGAAGCCAGGGGTTGGCAGATCTCTGGCCTGGAAAGCCTGGACCGCCAGTTCCAGGCCCTGGCCAGCAGCGACCATTTCGCCAATGACATGGTGTTGGACGGCATAGGGGAGATGGACCAGCTCGACAGCACCCTGTCGCCCATGCTCGACGCCTGGCAGGCCGGCAAACTGGACAAGCTCGGCGAGCTTTGCCCCCTCAACCAGGGCCAGGGCCCCGCCTACCAGGCCATGCACGACGCCACCCTCAAGCAGCGCAACCAGGAGTGGGTTCCCAGGCTGTTGACCCTGGCCCAGGGCCGCGACAGCCTGGTGGTGGTGGGCCTTGGCCATATCATCTGCACCGACGGCCTGCTGAGTCTTCTCGAAGCCAAAGGTGCCAAGGTCCAGCGGCTGCAATGAGCGAACGCCTGCGCCTGCTCACCGAGTATCAAAGCCTCTGGGCCAGCCCGCCGGCGGCCTGGAAGGACGACTACCCGGTGCTCTACCATCTGGTACAGCAGGAAGCCAGGCATCCCTTGTTGCACCAAAACCAGGTGCGCCCCACCCCCTTCCTCGACGAACTACCCTGGCTACCCCGCCTCAACCGTCAGCTCTGTGCCGAGAACGCCCCCTTTGACGATTTGACCGAAGCGGTCAGGCCACTGCTGCCAAGCCAGCCCAAGGTGCTGGTGGAATGGGGCACTGTGCTGCCCGAGGTACTGGAGGGATTTGAGGCGGTAGCCATTGCCCCCAGTGCCGGTCAACCCCACCCCAGGCGCCAATGGTTTGAAGCGGATCTCAACAGCAACGAAGCCCTGGACCCCATCAAGGGGCGCCGCCAGCTACTGGGATTGGGTTTAGGTTTGGAAGAAGCGCAGCAACTGCTGCAAAAAGGCGCTGAGCGGCGCCTGCCGGCCATGGTGCTGGGGATCAGCGGCTACCACCTGATCAACACCTCCAGCTACCAGCCGTTGGCCCTGGACCTGCCGGATATCCCCATGAGCAGCCTGCGAACCCTGTCCATGACCACCCAGGAGGCGGCCAAGGACTGGCCTAACCGGCTGCTGCGCTGGCTGTTTCGACCGGCCCTGCGCCAGGCGATATTGGACGATTTGGCCAGCTTTGCCCGTAAGGAAGGCTACCAGGTGGCCATCCAGCCCCTGCCCCCCATCCAGGGCCGCCAGGTCCATGCCCTGCTGCTGACCCAGCCGGACCTCAATCGTTAAAAAAGGCCCAGAGCCGCTCCAGGGTGGCCAGCCGATAGCCGTCCTCTTCCAGCAACAATTCGTGCCAGCCCCCGTCGATGATCTGCAAGCTGCCCTTGGGCAAGGCCGCCACCAGGGCCTCCTGGCCGGTACGGCTCACCACCTTGTCTTCCCCGGCCACCAACACCAGCACCGGCACCGTTATGGCACCGGCCTCCTTGACGGCCTTGTCCATGGCCAGGAAGGCCGCATCAAGCCACTGGGCAGAGGGGCCGCCCAGGCGGGCGTCCGGCATGGCTTCCAGCCAGTCCTGGCACAGCTCGTAACGGTAGTGGGAATGGCTAAGGCCGTTGCCTTCAAAGGGCTTACGCTGGTAGGGGCCGGTCGTCAGCACATAGCGGGGCTGACCCCGGCGCTTGTCCTGCTGGCTCTGCCAGCGGGCCATGCTCTTGGCCACCCAGTTGGG belongs to Gallaecimonas xiamenensis 3-C-1 and includes:
- the slyD gene encoding peptidylprolyl isomerase produces the protein MTISKNKVVTIHYTLKDDAGTVLDTSAGGEPLVYLHGHGNLIPGLEAQLDGQAEGAKLDVTVAPEDGYGPYHQELVQEVPRSAFQGVDDIEAGMRFTAQTDAGPRTVVVQAVTDETVTVDGNHPLAGQFLHFSVEVIELRDAEEEELAHGHVHGAGGHHH
- a CDS encoding DUF3149 domain-containing protein: MELWTQLLFGDAVGIASVITIVGALVVIGFCTGLFIRKAMKDGDGK
- a CDS encoding TraB/GumN family protein, with the translated sequence MLRRTIFLILLAIFARPALAAPALWQVDTHGGRFWLLGSIHVGKVDNQGPLKAVLDRLEGADNLVQELAPQELTPGRMQASVMHYGLLQQGSLRDQLSPKAYQALSEMAGDYGIPMAQLDRVRPWFAVMTLMQSALARHNFDANLGIDNQVKALAEARGWQISGLESLDRQFQALASSDHFANDMVLDGIGEMDQLDSTLSPMLDAWQAGKLDKLGELCPLNQGQGPAYQAMHDATLKQRNQEWVPRLLTLAQGRDSLVVVGLGHIICTDGLLSLLEAKGAKVQRLQ